The DNA segment GGCTATTGCTCCAAAAAGGTTCATCCTCCAACTCTCAACTATCACCCtctattgtcctctgattcTGCTTCATCACCCTCATTAGTAGCCGGAGTGGCCCCGTCTGCTTTCTTGAAGGCAGTTTTAGCTGGTAGGGACTCATCTATTACTTTCCACCTTACCTGTTACTTGTATTCtcactttattattgaatctagatCAGTGTTAAAGTacttgttattcaattatttctaatggtttattttgatgaaactcaacttgctcacaagctgtatacagactaacttgagttacatacaataATTCGTGGTTACTCACCACGTGCgctattcatcagctgatgatatgcgtactatattatgtatttgtatgaatataatattatcaaatattaataatatatataataataataataataatttttatttgttcaatacagtacagtcattatgaatcacaactatacaattgaacattgtcatgtacaaagaaaatctcttcaatatttaacaaaaaagaatatttaacataataaaaaaatatatatagcctatatgaTATTACACATAATTGTCAcataaaaattcattcacattataaaaacttttttcaacaaggaacTTATGAAGATCTTTTTTGAAAGTCATGCTCTTAAAATCTATATTACCAGGCAACTTGCTTAGAAATTTTGTCCCTATGTAGctagtttttttctcaaaaagagttAGCCTGTGAGGCTGAACGATAAAGTTGTTCCTGTTTCTTGTGAAGTGTGAATGTACCTGTGCATTGGTCGTTAAACTGCCCATCTTCTTAATCATATataataaagttttaaaaataaaaatacaaggtaCAGTGAGTATGCACAGCCTTTTAAAATAATCTCGACAAGGATGATTGAACCCCAATCCCACTAAACACCTAATAGCCCGCTTTTGCAGAATGAATATCTTATTTATGTTCTGCAGAGACGTGTTATATTGATAGTTCAATATAATGTATAGTATGATAATTATAgcatcagcttatggaaagcgtACGGCGTGTGTTCGTGGCACAAGTCTTCTTAgaaaatctttataaaaaaataaaaaaatatacgtTTCTagtttgactaaatttgtactcataatcgatagtaatgtgtgtgtttatccaatcaatgtaggctaccactggtttacagctgaaaatGTCTTTAAGTAATCAGACTGGGCCACCAATTTATTCCTCAGTGTGGAATCCTTAACAATAGACCACAAAAATGTCGAAACTCATTAACAATaggcgaccactgaagggtcactagaacttctacctgttcATCCATTGCTTTCGGCGGCCCGTCTCCTTTTTTTTACccgttataagagcaaaaatagcaaaaaaaatgaaggaaactgtgtcttttcaaaaatgtcacatcttttagagcggatatctcgaaaagtgaaagagatatagaaaaagttgtaagatcaatattgtaggaaattatgtaagctttaatttcttatagaatagccatgtctgtaaaatgcataattttcgagttatatgcgagaaaccaaaaaatggtacctttgaaccacccccacccccttagcacagggggtgggggtggggacttttgatatgtttacctcctgactaccctaaacagaactgcggggtcaaaaattgtcttccaaacttttccctctgtaacacttcgttgactgggctataatgaataatctgtactggcatcagctgtcaaattttgaaggtagttattaatggattcctcagttagtttccttatctctattctcaattgttgtgttttgttatACAAGATATTCTTGTCAGCAGGATCACGAGTTTGTTGCTATCTTCTTCTTGCCCTTCGTTTTTCTAAAACAAGTTGCCGAATCTCCAGAGGGTAATTGCATCCTTTTGTTTTCCTGGTGTATTGTGTGGTGTTTTTCCAGGCTGATTTCTGGATTTGACACATTAAATTTTCTGCGGCTTCATCTAGCTGCTCAGCTGTTCTAAgtggaatattcaagttgatttcattctccaaaTCCACTTTAAAAGCTTCCCAGTCTGTTTTGTTCTGTTGACTAACTTTggtctttcttctttctttattattcgttCACTAAGTGTGAGAACGACTTCTGAATGGTCAGACTCCAGGTCAATGTCGATAaaattactggatattctctttgttatgaagaaatctagaaaatatggagttttattcaaatctgttggCCAATAAGTAGGTGTCCCTGTTGAATGGAATTCGCAGCCCAGCTCCTGGATAGCCTCTCTGAGTTCTTTTCCTTTCGTAGTTGTGAGTCTTGAACCCCAATCCTTATGCTTggcattaaaatctccacccACTATGAATCTTTCTCCAATCTGAAGAAGAATATTtgtataatcatttttctttaaactGTAACGTGGTGGAAAATATGCATCTCCAACAAGTATTTTCTGGTTAATTGACTCTAATATTCCAACTACAGTTAGCTGTATTTCATCACTTTGAATACTGAAGTCTTCATAGTGTTTAATACTCTCCTTCACTATTATAGCACTTCCACCTCTTGCTTGATTTTGGGGATGAATAGTTTCGTAAACCttatatccattgattttgaagtgagtctgCTCAGTTGAATGGGTTTCAGAGATGAGGCAAACATCTATATTTCGtgtctttagaaatatttctatttcttgttttctattattattgatattatttatttcattggcattCCAGGTAGCAATCCTAATATCTTGTTGGCTCgcaatattcattttctagttttcttctcGATACTCCTACTCTTCCCTTCCAAGCTGTCAAGTCGCccagaaagaatatttaaactgTTCTAAATTTCCTGCAAAACCTTATTAACATCAAccggttgttgttgttgttgctttgGTTGACTCTCCTGTTGTAGGCTTGGAGTGGGTTTCGTAACTTGGGAATAGGATATTTCTCCAGTGtactttttgaagtgaagttTCTCTGTTGGATTGTATGTGGTACTCCGCTACTTCTTTTAACCatgttttctttttcagttcttcttctctgAAGCTCTTTAGCGATGAGACAGCCTCTGTAGTTAgcaattgaaacatttggctgGGGTTTCTTTAGCCTTGGTACATGAAATAGTCCAGTGTTTTCCAGCTCATTTCCCACACACAGGCTcatgttgacagtatgtctGAGTATGACCAAACCGCTGACAACGTTTACACTAAGGAATCATTTTATTGcttttaattgattcaattttcactttcatgtagcaaatatgtttaatttcatATATATGTTTTGTATCTTCTGCATTGTTGAATGTTAACATGAACATTGGAAGTCTGATAATGTTGTGTTCTTTTCCATCCttcttcacttttttcattttgttgacagcactgattatttgaaagcctctgcttagaagatcgttctttatatcctctggatcgcatgatggatgaagctctttagccatgacacgaattggacgagtttgtttGTTCTCGTACGTGTGCCATACATAATTAGCTTCACTCAACATCTTAGTTGAATCTCTATATTCTTTTTcagtttcaacattcaattttagctggttgttgttcatcattttggcactgaaattgagatttttcgATTTCAATGCCTCTTTAATTTTAGAATACTCTTGAACATTGCTTAATATGACTGGTGGTGGTTTTATTTTCTGTCGGTTTCTTTCTTGTAGACTCAGTTGCAGGCCTTATTTTTTCTGGTGAGTCAcggatttttctcttcttttgtttAGGGAGAATCTATGCAGTCTCTGATGCTaccattttctcttctttctcccaattcggtggtgaataacttttattgttaCTCCTAAAAGATGCTGGTTGCattgtatttgaatttgatgattGAAGCTTCTGTGTCGTTGAAGATGCTGATGAAAACATTTCTTTTAGCTGAATGATCTCCAACCGTGCTCTCTCTAACTCCTTTCCCAGCTTATGCATTCTTTCTATCTCTTCACTCTGTTGGCAAGTGACTTCTTTCCATTTGTTGTATAAAAACTGCTCCGTTGCAGTTTTCAGTTGGTTCGTTTTTAGAAACGATTCCGGGGAACTGTTGACGTTGACAGTCATTGATGCTGGTTCAACGCTCTTAGTCGGTGTTATTTGACTCATTGTGTCGTCATctgttttctcctcctcctcttcgaaCTCTGGCAGTAGGAAGGTCCGCAGTCTTTTGGGAGTCAACATTCCTTACATTCCTCAGCCAGACTATATGATAATTCAGCACTGAACTGCTTTTCCAGCGTAGGGCACTGAACTCAGCACTTTAACTATTACATACACTATTTCAACTACTctcactaaaaaaaaaaactacgtCTGCTCGCTACGACTGCTCGATCGATACTGAGGCAGTCATGATAAAAAATTGTGaacttatatttatttgaattgtatAAATGTTTGAGTAAATAAATGTGAATAAGTTTTTTTGACATAAATCATATTAAAACACCTAAGACAAGGACCAAGGCAGGTCCACTTACAGACACAGTAAATCCAAATCTGTGGTTATGACTAAGGAGAGAATTATGAAGGAAGTTTATCAAAAGCTATTCAGAAGGATTCTTTCTTTGAGTATTTAGTACCATAGTCCAAAATCTACGTTAATCTTGTACTGAACGTTATGGGATCAACTACTTTAAATTCTAATTATGTTCTGGGTTATTCTAGAAGCaatctttttaaaaataactcTCTCAATTTCTGCTTGATAGCCTATTCTGGTTACTTAGGCTCCacttcaatttatcaaatttcactCTATTTACTTATTGATGTTTGTTTATCTGTTGCAGCGTTGGATGAAGCTGACATTGCTCTTCTCAAGACTTATGTAAGTGCTTCTTATATCATTAATGTGAAAGGACTTAAtatgagataaaataataaataaataaataacctaccTTAATGCTAACTCCATTACGTTTCTTTTATTGCTGATGATTTCCACTTGAGCTTTTAGTTTGTGTGTGGGTAACCCTTAACTGTCTTGGAAAAAAATAGTTATGCAATTACTGATGGAGCTCAAATCTGACCACAAAATTGTTCAAGGACTATTGTTAGGCCTAATAAAACTCTATGCATTagaactattatattatatcttcTAGAACTCAAATCCATATTGTAAATCGTTAGTTGGATTAGTAAATTGTTAGTTGGATTTGAacagaattttatattatagattttataaaaattttagaTGAAACTCTTACAGGTTCGTCGActacttttaattttttataaaaggGGTATTTTAATTCCCCTAAAAATTTAACATCACTAATTGGAAATTGTCTTCTGGAGTTTTTGCTACAATCTacctgaaaaaataattatagccTATACATTATTATGCAACATATTTGGTGAAACAATGGCCttgaatttgatatattttttatagtgaTTTGGATCTAACTCACACATTTGGCAAGATATGGTCGTTGAGTCATCATGTATCTACAGTCGCTCAAACCCTCCAAAATTAACGTGTTTGCTAAAATTCCAATTGCTAAACGATTTTTGCAGctatttttttatgatttcccaataatataaaatatgtattataaatCTCAGATCCATTATAATCTCAGTAATAAAATCTTCAAGATatatatgttattatttcattgacagTAGAGTTAACGTAACCGCAAATCAGTCAACTTGAAGGGTGAGCATCCAATCTATCCCAGCCtttcaaatttatcattcataCATCAAAATTCTAAGATTGTCAGAGTTTAATGCTAATCTCTTTTAATGTTTTCAGGGCCAGGGCCAGtacacaaaaagtataaaagCTGTGGAAGATGACATTCAGACTGTTATAAAGAGAGTGAATGAGTTGACAGGAATCAAAGAGTCGGACACAGGTCTCGCCCCTCCCGCCCTCTGGGACTTGGCTGCTGACAAGCAGACCCTTCAGAATGAGCAGCCACTACAAGTAGGCCTAACATGATCAGTCCCAGTCCCGCCCGTTTGCAAATTCATTCAAACACTTCCTAATATTAgacttttattatattcatgctTCTCAATTTCACAACAATCTAATTATGAGAAAATTGATTTAattagttttgttattttaagTGTGAAGTCTCCTACTGTAAAAGGCTTATAAAGTTCTAAAATTGATCTCGTTTATCTGCTTTAAAAACTTTCATAGTGAATCCAAGTAACCAATAATTGCCTCTAATCAACGTAAATTAACGAACATCGAAGCACAAGTATACTAGGATAGCTTCCAAGTAAACATTGGAgtttttgtgaatttgaataaatcgaAATGAATACTCATTGTTTATCAACGTTTACTGCCAAGCTGGTTCTGTTTTGTATtctttctttgttttattcccACTTTTTTGATTCTGCCAGAAAAATGTTATTGGTTGATTTCATCATTTGTTACAAGAACAAATTTTACATCGAACTATGGTGATTTACCTACATTCAATGAAAGAATGACTAGGAATACAGACTTGATTAATTAAGTAGTCATTAAGTATCACAATTGAGTGTcattcacatattatgaaaacgtCACTTGTTTCTACTTGCAACTATGACGAAGGATATACAACCCTGTACCCGTCTCcttgatttcaatttgttgatGTTATCACCTCTGTAAATTGAGTTATTCCTAAATCATAATGAACATTGCAAATAATCGATAATAACTTTTTGCTAGGTGGCAAGGTGCACGAAAATTATTAGTGCCGATACTGATGATCCCAAGTACATAATCAATGTGAAGCAGTTTGCCAAGTTCGTAGTGGACCTAGCTGACACGGTCGCACCCACCGACATAGAAGAAGGAATGAGAGTAGGGTAAGCTTGAAATTGCATCGACTTTCCACATGTATTAGAACATTCAATTTCTCCTTATTTTATAGgtttcattttaaattataacttttaGTTCAATTTTCCCTCCTAGGCAAAATAAATTAAGGAAGTCACTCTATCCTATTTTAACTATACTTCCATCAAAATATTAACCCCAAAATTTGAATAGTGCGTGAGCTTTCTCAGATCCAAAATTCCAAGTCTATTCCAATTTTTGGGCTTTTTAATTGTTTTTTCTCGATTTAATTCATATCCAATGCTCCATTAACTATCcccaaataaacattatttgttCTTTCTCTTGATTTGAAGGGTGAATCGTTCAACTCAGAATGTGGCTAGTATAACTTGTATTTTTTACTTTGTTATTCGCGTATAAATTAGATTAGGAATAGTTTTTTACTTGAGCCTGTTGTAACATTTTGCAAATGTTGTGTTTCTActcattgtaataaataaatgaataaacaaacacGATGTACTCAAGGTTTCACTCGATAGAAGTAGTTCAAGTTCAAAATCAATTGCTGATTGTAGAGCATGTGATAGTAATGCAACGTAATGGAGAACCATTTATAAGAGTACCTACATGATTCGCTGAGATAGGTTGACTGTAATTACATGATTCGCTGAGATAGGTTGACTGTAATTACATGATTCGCTGAGATAGGTTGACTGTAATTACATGATTCGCTGAGATAGGTTGACTGTATTACATGATTCGCTGAGATAGGTTGACTGTAATTACATGATTCGCTGAGATAGGTTGACTGTAATTACATGATTCGCTGAGATAGGTTGACTGTAATTACATGATTCGCTGAGATAGGTTGACTGTAATTACATGATTCGCTGAGATAGGTTGACTGTAATTACATGATTCGCTGAGATAGGTTGACTGTAATTACATGATTCGCTGAGATAGGTTGACTGTAATTACATGATTCGCTGAGATAGGTTGACTGTAATTACATGACTCGCTGAGATAGGTTGACTGTAATTATATTCAGATAAGAAAGCTTATTGACAAAAATGGACGATATCCTccatcatttcatttatttatacattcataGATACACTATCATTCTTATAactcattataaattattgggaaaggaacaacaggcttagaACACatttcctaaatttttacagaaataatttaaaaattatttatgtcaAAGTTTGATTCCAAAAGATGTATATAAATTACATACACTTGGAATCGAGATGAGTTCAAAACcaaatcaaattaaaacattgtTCAGTAGTAGCATCCCCTTTTTTGTAGtaacttcatttatttatttattcatttattgtataaaatactataatcataatacaattatgatattggaggaaaaactaggctactTGAATATTGTATTCGAGAATTTAGCAGTAGTCTAAATTGAATGAGTAATTGAATTTGCAGTGTTGACCGCAACAAGTATCAGGTGCACATCCCTCTGCCCCCAAAGATCGACCCGACTGTGACGATGATGCAGGTGGAGGAGAAGCCGGATGTCACCTACAGTGATGTCGGAGGCTGCAAGGAGCAGATCGAGAAGCTCAGAGAAGTCGTCGAAATACCTCTTCTGCATGTAAGCCAATTTCACAATCGATTCATCAATATCGCGGGTATTTAACTGTCAGTTATGAGTTGTGTAaggtaaacaaaatgaatgagtTCACTTTTGAGGTTTAGGTTGCGCGACTTATCGATCACGCTATAGCCAAAGAGTAACTCAGATTGGCTTGTTGGCACCAGTACGCTCCATGTATGTTGCTATATGGTGAGTTGAATATACTGAAGTGTAAAAACGCCGGATTTATTCACTAAAACCATGTGTAACAGGTTGTCATAAATGTATCCATTTAAAATGAGAGGTAGTTTCTGAAAATGACATTCAATACGCTCGTTGTTCTAATAAATGTGGTTATGTCAACTTCTGGTaatcttgttaataaattatgtataaCGAATATTTATGTCTGCtccaatttaataatttctgtGTAATGAATGCGATTTAGTGAAATATATGCTTTTTAAttgaaactatttgaaattgtcaTTACCGGTGAGAATCTATCGAAAGCATTCTTAgtatttcaaatcaaaaggttgtttaataaataaatgactgtcattacttcaaattcaataatatattctaagttgatcaaatttgtTCCTCccattccaataataattattttagtgacttgaaactttgaaaaCACACTTATGATTGTTGTTGTTTTTCAAATACACCTGGTCAATATTTACTACaagataattatatatatttaatacagtataataaaatCTAATTCAGTAAACTATATATGTTATATTATTAGTATAATagtaattatatatttaatacagtaatttcagattttttaatGTCGATTGGATGAAAAGTTAACTTCTCTACATTCCATAATTTTTATTACATAGGCCTAGGTAATTTCATTGTTCGCTATGAATTATTGATGGCACCTATGCTTCTGTATGAAAATTTTCGTACATGACTGAGTTTAAAGTAGTTTGTAAACGTCATGTTAATGTGTCAAGGAAGTTTCTTCTGGAAATAGGTATTTTTTGGTTTCAATGGTTCGTTTTGTGAACGCTATCTTCCAACGTTATAAAGTTATTTAAGGCAAAAgttccatgttcacattcaaaattagcatgaataataattcaatgttgttttcttGACGTTTTCAGCCTGAGAAATTCGTGAATCTTGGAATCGAGCCGCCGAAAGGTGTTCTGCTGTTTGGACCCCCTGGCACAGGAAAGACTCTGTGTGCCAGAGCTGTGGCCAATCGCACAGATGCCTGCTTCATTCGTGTTATCGGCTCAGAGCTAGTACAGAAATACGTTGGAGAGGTGAGATAAAACCAGAAAAATATAACCTccaatttaattgattttttaaagaGGATCCAAACATGTGAATATTCATCCTCAATTACGTTACATAGGTCATTCTTGTTGGTTCCACAAAGCTCTGTTTCCTTCAAAATCAAATACTgagatttgtaattgtatttaaTATGGAAAAGAAAGTATCAAATACtgaaatttgtaattgtatttaaTATGGAAAAGAAAGTATCAAATACTgagatttgtaattgtatttaaTATGGAAAAGAAAGTATCAAATACTgagatttgtaattgtatttaaTATGGAAAAGAAAGTATCTGCTACATTGGACCGCCTGAATAAAAACTAGTAAGACGAGTGCaagtttttaaatttcaagtaaaacaaTGTGAATAAACTTCCGAGTATAATCGAAACGGTTTGCTTGCAAGTATTTTCTTGCGAGACAGCAAAATATTGTTAGAATATGAGTAGGTGCTCGGCAGATTAGCTTAATTTATTCGACCATCATGAATCAAGAGTGACTCAACACTTGAGTGTATTTTTTATAACTCAAGATAAAATTATATACGTCAAGCAAAAGAGATTCCCTATTTGGGttatcattcttcaaatttaaattcatcaccATCATATGGGTCTTTCTCAAGTCTCTACCTGATAATTTTACCAAAAGAAACAAATCTTTTGTTTACATCTTCGTTGAATACACTGCATACAATTCTGACATCAGACTCTACCTTGTAAATCAACGACTATTTCTTGCCATGGAAGCATTTACTCCCGATCATTCACATCAATTTATTTAGGCATTTTGTTGACGACCCTCAAACATTTTATTGGGAGTAAAAGTTTAATTCACTTAGATTTTAACGTTTACTTGTCTCTTGATAATGATCGATAAATCACTCGCCCTACTCGTTTTTATTCACCCAGCCCAAGTATCTCACTAAACTTATTTTTCTAGTTTCTCCTAAATTCGATTGCATACAAATAAAACCACATAGTGATTCACACATGGATTGGTTGCTCACATCCATAATAATAAGCACTACGGGCtttcaataatgttttttgagCTTCCAGTTATAAGGAGGGTCGTTGATTTCAACTTACGATACATAAAAAACGAATgtatagaaaagaataatttcaTCACTTAAAAAGTTGCATACTCTTATGATACGCCCTATCGCTTGTCTTATGTTGGCATTATGTAATCTGAGGTTGAACAATATGACTATCGCACTTGAAAGTATTTGCGAAAGTAGTTTAGTCGAAACTGTAACTACAATTAATTGTTGCTTAGTTAAAATTCTAATACTTTGTTGCCTGCTAATAGGCTACATTGTACTTCCACTAACCTATTGTGCGTTGCTAAATTACCAAAAGGCATTAGAAATTTACAGTATAGTTTTtttgtactgtattttattcaattacctTGTTAATGCCTTGTTGTGTAGGCTTTATGTGATTCATTTCAACTGTTTGTGTTT comes from the Nilaparvata lugens isolate BPH chromosome 1, ASM1435652v1, whole genome shotgun sequence genome and includes:
- the LOC111050700 gene encoding 26S proteasome regulatory subunit 7 is translated as MPDFLGDDMRKTKDDKEEEKEIKSLDEADIALLKTYGQGQYTKSIKAVEDDIQTVIKRVNELTGIKESDTGLAPPALWDLAADKQTLQNEQPLQVARCTKIISADTDDPKYIINVKQFAKFVVDLADTVAPTDIEEGMRVGVDRNKYQVHIPLPPKIDPTVTMMQVEEKPDVTYSDVGGCKEQIEKLREVVEIPLLHPEKFVNLGIEPPKGVLLFGPPGTGKTLCARAVANRTDACFIRVIGSELVQKYVGEGARMVRELFEMARSKKACLIFFDEIDAIGGTRFDDGAGGDNEVQRTMLELINQLDGFDPRGNIKVLMATNRPDTLDPALMRPGRLDRKVEFGLPDLEGRTHIFKIHARSMSVERDIRFELLARLCPNSTGAEIRSVCTEAGMFAIRARRKVATEKDFLEAVNKVIKSYAKFSATPRYMTYN